The Lactuca sativa cultivar Salinas chromosome 2, Lsat_Salinas_v11, whole genome shotgun sequence genome includes a window with the following:
- the LOC111875928 gene encoding structural maintenance of chromosomes protein 3 isoform X2 has protein sequence MYIKQVIIEGFKSYKEQVATDDFSPKVNCVVGANGSGKSNFFSAIRFVISDLFHNLRNEDKHAFLHEGAGHQVLSAFVEIVFDNSDNRIPVDKEEVHLRRTIGTKKDEYFLDGKHITKTEVMNLLESAGFSRSNPYYVVQQGKIASLTLMKDAERLDLLKEIGGTRVYEERRRESLKIMQETGNKRNQIIQVVQYLDERLRELDEEKAELKKYQQLDKQRKSLEYTIYDKELNDARKELVEVDEERNAISEELVRKYNASVEEEEEVKKLDKSFKDLTREVQGLTREKQTIEKQRTVAVKKHTEVELDVKDLEEKIIGSSKAKDEAGKQLEVLQREIKESTSELNKTKPLYDKQVKAEEDITKEIMKKEKQLSVLYQKQGRATQFRSKAARDEWLQKDIDKYNKVLSSNEKQENLLNDEISKLERDMEAQEEHVKNRQKEINALEARISSYRKGFNKHKSKRDELHDKRKALWGTESEITAEIERLKSEVVKAEKALDHATPGDIRRGISTVRRICREYSITGVFGSLIELLECDENLFTAVEVTAGNSLFHVVVENDDISTQVIRHLNAEKGGRVTFIPLNRVKAPHVTYPKTSDVIPLLKKLKYSPNYEQAFSQVFARTVICRDLDVATRVARTDGLDCITVEGDQVSKKGGMTGGFYDKRRSKLKFMNLIRQNALSITEKENELQNVRSELQVIDKEINALVAEQQKDDAELAHEKSEVEQLKQEVANAKKHSLNISKALEKKRKLLANVETQIEQVKNNIEMKRDEMRTELVDHLSPEEKTLLSRLNPEIAELKERLVASRATRVEIETRKAELETNLSTNLVRRRQELEAVQQSQEADNLNGEVDAKKQELLEAKMAVEEVKKQLKRVSESIDDRNKEIKKINKKKADSKARLEEYEKTRQNEDKRAEQLISRKNILLAKQEEFNKKIRELGPLSSDAFEMHKKKSIKELYKMLHKCNEQLKQFSHVNKKALDQYANFTDQREELQKRQQELDAGDEKIKELISVLDQRKDESIERTFKGVAKHFREVFSELVQGGHGILIMMKKKDGDPVDNDYDEDGPLPDREGRVEKYIGVKVKVSFTGQGDTQSMKQLSGGQKTVVALALIFAIQRCDPAPFYLFDEIDAALDPQYRTAVGNMVRRLADMANTQFITTTFRSELVKVADKIYGVTHKNRVSRVNVVTMEEALDFIEHDQSHNAE, from the exons ATGTACATAAAGCAG GTCATCATCGAAGGGTTTAAGAGCTACAAAGAACAAGTTGCAACTGATGATTTCAGTCCAAAAGTTAACTGTGTTG TTGGTGCAAATGGATCTGGCAAATCAAACTTCTTTTCAG CAATTCGTTTTGTGATAAGCGACCTCTTTCATAACCTACGTAATGAAGATAAACACGCCTTCCTCCAT GAAGGAGCAGGACACCAAGTTCTCTCAGCTTTTGTTGAGATTGTATTTGATAACTCTGACAATCGCATCCCA GTTGATAAAGAGGAGGTGCATCTACGAAGAACAATCGGGACAAAAAAGGATGAATATTTTCTTGATGGGAAGCATATCAC GAAAACTGAAGTTATGAATCTTCTAGAAAGTGCAGGGTTCTCCCGTTCCAATCCATATTATGTTGTGCAACAGGGGAAG ATTGCATCATTGACTTTGATGAAAGATGCTGAACGACTTGATCTACTGAAGGAAATTGGTGGGACCCGAGTTTATGAAGAGAGAAGGCGTGAAAGCTTGAAAATCATGCAAGAAACTG GAAACAAGAGAAACCAGATAATTCAAGTTGTGCAATACTTGGATGAGAGATTAAGAGAGCTGGATGAAGAGAAAGCAGAGTTGAAAAAGTATCAACAGCTTGATAAACAGAGGAAGTCTCTAGAATACACCATTTATGATAAAGAACTTAATGATGCACGAAAGGAATTGGTTGAG GTGGATGAGGAGAGAAATGCTATATCTGAGGAGTTAGTTAGGAAGTATAATGCATCtgtagaagaagaggaagaagtaaAGAAATTAGACAAGTCTTTTAAAGATTTGACCAGAGAAGTTCAGGGTTTGACTAGAGAGAAACAGACAATAGAGAAACAACGAACAGTAGCTGTTAAAAAGCACACTGAGGTTGAGCTTGATGTGAAAGACCTTGAAGAGAAAATCATTGGGAGTAGTAAAGCAAAG GATGAAGCTGGAAAGCAGCTTGAGGTTCTTCAGAGAGAAATCAAAGAATCCACATCAGAGTTAAACAAAACCAAACCTTTATATGACAAACAAGTTAAAGCAGAAGAGGACATCACCAAAGA AATTATGAAAAAAGAAAAGCAGCTGAGTGTACTCTATCAGAAACAAGGTCGTGCAACACAATTTCGTTCTAAAGCTGCACGTGATGAATGGCTACAAAAAGATATTGATAAGTATAACAAGGTTTTGTCCTCAAATGAGAAACAG GAGAATCTACTGAATGATGAAATCAGTAAACTTGAGAGAGATATGGAAGCACAAGAAGAACATGTCAAAAATCGTCAAAAGGAGATAAATGCGTTAGAAGCTCGAATATCTAGTTATCGCAAAGGTTTCAATAAACATAAGTCAAAAAGAGATGAGCTTCATGATAAGCGAAA GGCTTTATGGGGAACAGAAAGTGAAATTACAGCTGAAATCGAACGTCTTAAATCAGAAGTTGTGAAAGCAGAAAAAGCCTTGGATCATGCTACTCCTGGG GATATAAGGAGGGGAATCAGTACAGTTAGAAGAATCTGCAGAGAGTACAGCATTACAGGAGTGTTTGGTTCACTTATCGAGTTGCTTGAATGTGATGAAAATTTATTCACAGCTGTTGAAGTTACTGCTGGAAACAG CTTATTCCATGTGGTGGTTGAAAATGATGACATTTCAACACAAGTAATTCGACACCTTAATGCAGAGAAAGGTGGTAGAGTTACATTTATACCCCTTAATCGTGTCAAAGCTCCTCATGTCACTTATCCAAAAACTTCTGATGTGATTCCTCTTctcaagaaattaaaatattctCCCAATTATGAGCAGGCATTCTCTCAG gtGTTTGCTAGAACAGTGATTTGTAGAGATTTGGATGTTGCTACTCGTGTTGCACGTACTGATGGTTTGGACTGCATTACTGTTGAAG GTGATCAAGTTAGCAAAAAGGGTGGTATGACAGGTGGATTTTATGATAAAAGGCGTTCAAAGCTTAAGTTTATGAACCTCATTCGACAAAATGCCTTGTCAATCACTGAAAAGGAAAATGAACTCCAAAATGTCAGATCAGAACTTCAAG TTATAGACAAGGAAATCAATGCATTAGTTGCTGAGCAGCAGAAAGATGATGCTGAGCTGGCACATGAGAAATCAGAAGTGGAACAGCTTAAACAAGAAGTTGCTAATGCTAAGAAGCACAGCCTGAACATCTCTAAAGCTCTTGAAAAGAAG AGGAAGTTGCTTGCAAATGTGGAGACTCAAATCGAGCAAGTGAAAAATAATATTGAAATGAAAAGAGATGAAATGAGAACAGAACTTGTTGATCATTTAAGCCCAGAGGAAAAGACTCTGCTCTCACGTTTGAATCCTGAAATAGCAGAACTTAAAGAAAGGCTTGTAGCCAGTAGAGCTACCCGAGTAGAG ATTGAAACAAGAAAAGCAGAGCTTGAGACGAATCTATCAACAAATCTTGTTAGAAGGAGACAAGAACTGGAGGCAGTTCAACAGTCTCAAGAAGCTGATAATTTAAATGGTGAAGTTGATGCAAAGAAGCAGGAGCTTCTAGAGGCAAAAATGGCTGTTGAAGAAGTGAAAAAACAGCTCAAAA GAGTTTCTGAAAGCATAGATGATCGCAACAAGGAAATCAAGAAAATCAACAAGAAGAAGGCTGATTCAAAG GCTCGTTTGGAGGAGTATGAAAAGACACGCCAAAATGAAGATAAAAGAGCAGAACAACTTATTAGTAGAAAAAACATTTTACTTGCAAAACAAGAAGAGTTCAACAAGAAAATTAGAGAATTGGGTCCATTATCATCAGATGCCTTTGAAAT GCACAAGAAGAAGAGCATAAAGGAATTATATAAAATGCTGCACAAGTGCAACGAGCAGTTAAAGCAGTTTAGTCATGTAAACAAGAAAGCACTCGATCAATATGCAAACTTTACAGATCAAAGAGAAGAACTTCAGAAACGACAACAAGAGCTTGATGCTGGTGATGAG AAAATCAAAGAGCTTATATCAGTGCTGGACCAACGTAAGGATGAATCTATAGAGCGGACATTTAAAGGTGTGGCTAAACATTTTCGAGAAGTATTTTCTGAACTTGTCCAAGGTGGTCATGGGATTTTGatcatgatgaagaagaag gatgGCGATCCTGTTGATAATGACTATGATGAGGATGGGCCTCTACCTGACAGAGAGGGACGTGTTGAAAAATACATTGGAGTGAAAGTGAAG GTTTCTTTTACTGGACAAGGCGACACACAATCCATGAAGCAGTTATCTGGAGGCCAAAAAACTGTAGTAGCATTAGCTCTCATATTTGCCATACAACGATGCGACCCTGCTCCCTTTTACCTCtttgatgaaatcgatgctgCACTTGACCCTCAATACCGAACAGCAGTCGGAA ATATGGTTCGGCGTTTGGCTGATATGGCAAACACACAGTTCATCACAACAACGTTTAGGTCCGAACTGGTGAAAGTTGCTGACAAGATTTATGGTGTCACGCATAAAAACCGTGTTAGTCGTGTCAATGTTGTCACCATGGAAGAGGCGTTGGATTTCATCGAGCATGATCAATCCCATAATGCTGAATGA
- the LOC111875928 gene encoding structural maintenance of chromosomes protein 3 isoform X1 → MYIKQVIIEGFKSYKEQVATDDFSPKVNCVVGANGSGKSNFFSAIRFVISDLFHNLRNEDKHAFLHEGAGHQVLSAFVEIVFDNSDNRIPVDKEEVHLRRTIGTKKDEYFLDGKHITKTEVMNLLESAGFSRSNPYYVVQQGKIASLTLMKDAERLDLLKEIGGTRVYEERRRESLKIMQETGNKRNQIIQVVQYLDERLRELDEEKAELKKYQQLDKQRKSLEYTIYDKELNDARKELVEVDEERNAISEELVRKYNASVEEEEEVKKLDKSFKDLTREVQGLTREKQTIEKQRTVAVKKHTEVELDVKDLEEKIIGSSKAKDEAGKQLEVLQREIKESTSELNKTKPLYDKQVKAEEDITKEIMKKEKQLSVLYQKQGRATQFRSKAARDEWLQKDIDKYNKVLSSNEKQENLLNDEISKLERDMEAQEEHVKNRQKEINALEARISSYRKGFNKHKSKRDELHDKRKALWGTESEITAEIERLKSEVVKAEKALDHATPGDIRRGISTVRRICREYSITGVFGSLIELLECDENLFTAVEVTAGNSLFHVVVENDDISTQVIRHLNAEKGGRVTFIPLNRVKAPHVTYPKTSDVIPLLKKLKYSPNYEQAFSQVFARTVICRDLDVATRVARTDGLDCITVEGDQVSKKGGMTGGFYDKRRSKLKFMNLIRQNALSITEKENELQNVRSELQVIDKEINALVAEQQKDDAELAHEKSEVEQLKQEVANAKKHSLNISKALEKKRKLLANVETQIEQVKNNIEMKRDEMRTELVDHLSPEEKTLLSRLNPEIAELKERLVASRATRVEIETRKAELETNLSTNLVRRRQELEAVQQSQEADNLNGEVDAKKQELLEAKMAVEEVKKQLKRVSESIDDRNKEIKKINKKKADSKARLEEYEKTRQNEDKRAEQLISRKNILLAKQEEFNKKIRELGPLSSDAFEMHKKKSIKELYKMLHKCNEQLKQFSHVNKKALDQYANFTDQREELQKRQQELDAGDEKIKELISVLDQRKDESIERTFKGVAKHFREVFSELVQGGHGILIMMKKKDGDPVDNDYDEDGPLPDREGRVEKYIGVKVKVSFTGQGDTQSMKQLSGGQKTVVALALIFAIQRCDPAPFYLFDEIDAALDPQYRTAVGSNNPIPPSLILQVEGIYVFFICKFSILLRELTICLFVDMVRRLADMANTQFITTTFRSELVKVADKIYGVTHKNRVSRVNVVTMEEALDFIEHDQSHNAE, encoded by the exons ATGTACATAAAGCAG GTCATCATCGAAGGGTTTAAGAGCTACAAAGAACAAGTTGCAACTGATGATTTCAGTCCAAAAGTTAACTGTGTTG TTGGTGCAAATGGATCTGGCAAATCAAACTTCTTTTCAG CAATTCGTTTTGTGATAAGCGACCTCTTTCATAACCTACGTAATGAAGATAAACACGCCTTCCTCCAT GAAGGAGCAGGACACCAAGTTCTCTCAGCTTTTGTTGAGATTGTATTTGATAACTCTGACAATCGCATCCCA GTTGATAAAGAGGAGGTGCATCTACGAAGAACAATCGGGACAAAAAAGGATGAATATTTTCTTGATGGGAAGCATATCAC GAAAACTGAAGTTATGAATCTTCTAGAAAGTGCAGGGTTCTCCCGTTCCAATCCATATTATGTTGTGCAACAGGGGAAG ATTGCATCATTGACTTTGATGAAAGATGCTGAACGACTTGATCTACTGAAGGAAATTGGTGGGACCCGAGTTTATGAAGAGAGAAGGCGTGAAAGCTTGAAAATCATGCAAGAAACTG GAAACAAGAGAAACCAGATAATTCAAGTTGTGCAATACTTGGATGAGAGATTAAGAGAGCTGGATGAAGAGAAAGCAGAGTTGAAAAAGTATCAACAGCTTGATAAACAGAGGAAGTCTCTAGAATACACCATTTATGATAAAGAACTTAATGATGCACGAAAGGAATTGGTTGAG GTGGATGAGGAGAGAAATGCTATATCTGAGGAGTTAGTTAGGAAGTATAATGCATCtgtagaagaagaggaagaagtaaAGAAATTAGACAAGTCTTTTAAAGATTTGACCAGAGAAGTTCAGGGTTTGACTAGAGAGAAACAGACAATAGAGAAACAACGAACAGTAGCTGTTAAAAAGCACACTGAGGTTGAGCTTGATGTGAAAGACCTTGAAGAGAAAATCATTGGGAGTAGTAAAGCAAAG GATGAAGCTGGAAAGCAGCTTGAGGTTCTTCAGAGAGAAATCAAAGAATCCACATCAGAGTTAAACAAAACCAAACCTTTATATGACAAACAAGTTAAAGCAGAAGAGGACATCACCAAAGA AATTATGAAAAAAGAAAAGCAGCTGAGTGTACTCTATCAGAAACAAGGTCGTGCAACACAATTTCGTTCTAAAGCTGCACGTGATGAATGGCTACAAAAAGATATTGATAAGTATAACAAGGTTTTGTCCTCAAATGAGAAACAG GAGAATCTACTGAATGATGAAATCAGTAAACTTGAGAGAGATATGGAAGCACAAGAAGAACATGTCAAAAATCGTCAAAAGGAGATAAATGCGTTAGAAGCTCGAATATCTAGTTATCGCAAAGGTTTCAATAAACATAAGTCAAAAAGAGATGAGCTTCATGATAAGCGAAA GGCTTTATGGGGAACAGAAAGTGAAATTACAGCTGAAATCGAACGTCTTAAATCAGAAGTTGTGAAAGCAGAAAAAGCCTTGGATCATGCTACTCCTGGG GATATAAGGAGGGGAATCAGTACAGTTAGAAGAATCTGCAGAGAGTACAGCATTACAGGAGTGTTTGGTTCACTTATCGAGTTGCTTGAATGTGATGAAAATTTATTCACAGCTGTTGAAGTTACTGCTGGAAACAG CTTATTCCATGTGGTGGTTGAAAATGATGACATTTCAACACAAGTAATTCGACACCTTAATGCAGAGAAAGGTGGTAGAGTTACATTTATACCCCTTAATCGTGTCAAAGCTCCTCATGTCACTTATCCAAAAACTTCTGATGTGATTCCTCTTctcaagaaattaaaatattctCCCAATTATGAGCAGGCATTCTCTCAG gtGTTTGCTAGAACAGTGATTTGTAGAGATTTGGATGTTGCTACTCGTGTTGCACGTACTGATGGTTTGGACTGCATTACTGTTGAAG GTGATCAAGTTAGCAAAAAGGGTGGTATGACAGGTGGATTTTATGATAAAAGGCGTTCAAAGCTTAAGTTTATGAACCTCATTCGACAAAATGCCTTGTCAATCACTGAAAAGGAAAATGAACTCCAAAATGTCAGATCAGAACTTCAAG TTATAGACAAGGAAATCAATGCATTAGTTGCTGAGCAGCAGAAAGATGATGCTGAGCTGGCACATGAGAAATCAGAAGTGGAACAGCTTAAACAAGAAGTTGCTAATGCTAAGAAGCACAGCCTGAACATCTCTAAAGCTCTTGAAAAGAAG AGGAAGTTGCTTGCAAATGTGGAGACTCAAATCGAGCAAGTGAAAAATAATATTGAAATGAAAAGAGATGAAATGAGAACAGAACTTGTTGATCATTTAAGCCCAGAGGAAAAGACTCTGCTCTCACGTTTGAATCCTGAAATAGCAGAACTTAAAGAAAGGCTTGTAGCCAGTAGAGCTACCCGAGTAGAG ATTGAAACAAGAAAAGCAGAGCTTGAGACGAATCTATCAACAAATCTTGTTAGAAGGAGACAAGAACTGGAGGCAGTTCAACAGTCTCAAGAAGCTGATAATTTAAATGGTGAAGTTGATGCAAAGAAGCAGGAGCTTCTAGAGGCAAAAATGGCTGTTGAAGAAGTGAAAAAACAGCTCAAAA GAGTTTCTGAAAGCATAGATGATCGCAACAAGGAAATCAAGAAAATCAACAAGAAGAAGGCTGATTCAAAG GCTCGTTTGGAGGAGTATGAAAAGACACGCCAAAATGAAGATAAAAGAGCAGAACAACTTATTAGTAGAAAAAACATTTTACTTGCAAAACAAGAAGAGTTCAACAAGAAAATTAGAGAATTGGGTCCATTATCATCAGATGCCTTTGAAAT GCACAAGAAGAAGAGCATAAAGGAATTATATAAAATGCTGCACAAGTGCAACGAGCAGTTAAAGCAGTTTAGTCATGTAAACAAGAAAGCACTCGATCAATATGCAAACTTTACAGATCAAAGAGAAGAACTTCAGAAACGACAACAAGAGCTTGATGCTGGTGATGAG AAAATCAAAGAGCTTATATCAGTGCTGGACCAACGTAAGGATGAATCTATAGAGCGGACATTTAAAGGTGTGGCTAAACATTTTCGAGAAGTATTTTCTGAACTTGTCCAAGGTGGTCATGGGATTTTGatcatgatgaagaagaag gatgGCGATCCTGTTGATAATGACTATGATGAGGATGGGCCTCTACCTGACAGAGAGGGACGTGTTGAAAAATACATTGGAGTGAAAGTGAAG GTTTCTTTTACTGGACAAGGCGACACACAATCCATGAAGCAGTTATCTGGAGGCCAAAAAACTGTAGTAGCATTAGCTCTCATATTTGCCATACAACGATGCGACCCTGCTCCCTTTTACCTCtttgatgaaatcgatgctgCACTTGACCCTCAATACCGAACAGCAGTCGGAAGTAATAATCCTATCCCTCCCTCTCTCATACTTCAAGttgagggcatttacgtctttttcaTTTGCAAATTTAGTATATTGTTGAGGGAGTTGACAATTTGTTTGTTTGTAGATATGGTTCGGCGTTTGGCTGATATGGCAAACACACAGTTCATCACAACAACGTTTAGGTCCGAACTGGTGAAAGTTGCTGACAAGATTTATGGTGTCACGCATAAAAACCGTGTTAGTCGTGTCAATGTTGTCACCATGGAAGAGGCGTTGGATTTCATCGAGCATGATCAATCCCATAATGCTGAATGA
- the LOC111875929 gene encoding putative disease resistance protein RGA3, which produces MADALVIIAADVILKKVASIAANEIALAWGYKTKLQTLEQTLKMIRAKLQDAENQKGQKHGVMEWLKQLKHVVGEADDVVDEVHYEMLRREVKKRDRVGTKVPSLPSMKKLLFGSEMGHKIKNINEKLSQINKAANELGLQNEQPGPVVQYRPYPETNPNLGEIKIFGREEDEERIIHLLTESRKEEKLTIVPIVGMGGIGKTTLAKSVFNNSKIQQHFDVKAWLCVSVKVDINTLLAKIYESVVGEKPKSETMANLVQDLEKKLGAKRYLLVLDDVWNEERLYWEDFSSVMINVKSQIGSSILVTTRKLDIGTKAMAMDSCPLKCLSNNHCWYIFKERAFLAGQSPQPELEEIGRDIIKKCRGLPLLLNVIGGMLQNYSDPEKWLAIKNSKVWDLEDERERVQKSLELSFDNLPNSMAKQCFTYCSIFEKDTLMEREELVQLWMALGLVQADEERNKEMEDVGNDIFQILVNNSLFEDVKKDEYGHIINYGSMHDLVHDLSLSLSKHDSLCLVDATNDDIACIPQAKHLAFYQEENEDDEFNTKVSMFIEKNTMARSLHTLFIKGEVEKKFSFQRLKCIRILKLNGYGIKKLDDSIGGLVHLRYLKLSSTPIRVLPESIGKLYHLQTLKLQNCYHLNKFPESMKNLISLRFCKSEESIPNNIVGQLTSLRTLMPNSLGMLRNDGHGIKELSRLKHLSGKLCISNLENISSKQDAVMADLSGKKNLNEIDFNWSTNYGVDHRNDKEVLGGLQPPGGVKILRIRRFSGDNFPEWVMKMAINIHGKETPLDKLVDITLSGCWRCLSLPMLEHLPHLRDLKLEKMDSLTCLRSSNVTGSTKPLSPSLRSLRLYNMKRLEKWIDGAPNSSKMISPVLQSFVIRHCPKIILLDECHPHPLVSLEILGCNGLVSINSIQGLTSLESLEISYCQSLLEISNLPNQCHSLKTLQITDCYKLTSLPHEMFDCFAFLNDLTLGPFSKELDSFPSLQGIQKLRNHLHSLELRGWDHWDSMPEEIQHLTSLTSLTVFTISGFGMRELPMWSSIRHLRLQRAK; this is translated from the coding sequence ATGGCTGACGCTTTGGTCATTATTGCTGCCGATGTGATCCTGAAAAAGGTGGCATCGATAGCTGCCAACGAAATCGCCCTTGCTTGGGGTTACAAAACGAAGTTGCAGACACTTGAACAGACCTTGAAAATGATTCGTGCCAAGTTACAGGATGCCGAGAATCAGAAAGGTCAAAAACATGGCGTGATGGAGTGGCTTAAACAGCTAAAACATGTGGTTGGTGAAGCTGATGACGTGGTGGATGAGGTTCACTACGAAATGTTGAGGCGTGAGGTAAAGAAGCGAGATCGGGTGGGAACAAAGGTACCCTCTCTCCCAAGCATGAAAAAGCTTTTATTTGGTAGTGAAATGGGTCATAAAATCAAAAACATTAACGAAAAGTTGTCTCAAATCAATAAGGCTGCAAACGAGTTGGGACTACAAAATGAACAGCCGGGCCCTGTTGTTCAATATCGTCCCTACCCGGAGACAAATCCAAATTTAGGCGAAATCAAAATTTTTGGGAGGGAGGAGGATGAAGAGCGCATCATACACCTTTTAACCGAgtcaagaaaagaagaaaaactTACGATTGTTCCTATTGTGGGAATGGGCGGGATAGGGAAGACCACTCTGGCTAAGTCCGTTTTCAATAATTCAAAAATCCAGCAACATTTTGATGTGAAAGCTTGGTTGTGTGTGTCGGTTAAGGTTGACATCAACACACTTCTGGCAAAGATCTATGAATCTGTTGTAGGAGAGAAACCTAAGTCGGAAACAATGGCTAATTTAGTTCAAGATCTTGAAAAGAAGTTAGGAGCAAAAAGGTATTTGCTAGTCCTGGATGACGTTTGGAACGAAGAGAGATTATATTGGGAAGATTTTAGTAGTGTTATGATAAATGTGAAGTCACAAATTGGAAGTAGCATTCTTGTCACTACCAGGAAACTTGACATCGGAACTAAGGCTATGGCAATGGATTCATGTCCTTTAAAATGTCTTTCTAATAATCATTGTTGGTACATCTTTAAAGAGAGAGCCTTTCTAGCGGGACAATCACCACAACCTGAATTGGAGGAGATAGGGCGTGATATTATCAAAAAGTGTCGTGGTTTGCCGTTGCTATTAAATGTAATAGGAGGTATGTTGCAAAATTACAGTGACCCTGAGAAGTGGTTGGCCATCAAAAATAGCAAAGTTTGGGATCTAGAAGATGAAAGGGAGAGAGTTCAAAAGAGTTTGGAACTGAGCTTTGATAATCTCCCCAATTCTATGGCCAAGCAATGCTTCACATATTGTTCCATCTTTGAAAAAGATACACTCATGGAAAGGGAAGAACTGGTTCAACTTTGGATGGCTTTAGGGTTGGTTCAAGCGGATGAGGAAAGAAACAAGGAGATGGAGGATGTGGGGAATGATATTTTTCAAATTTTGGTAAACAATTCGTTGTTTGAAGATGTTAAAAAGGATGAGTATGGTCACATCATCAATTATGGTAGCATGCATGATCTGGTGCATGATCTTTCATTATCACTTTCAAAACATGATAGCTTATGTCTGGTGGATGCAACAAATGATGACATTGCATGTATCCCTCAGGCTAAACATCTTGCTTTTTACCAAGAAGAGAATGAGGATGATGAATTCAACACCAAGGTTTCTATGTTCATTGAAAAGAATACAATGGCTAGAAGTTTGCATACATTGTTCATCAAAGGTGAAGTTGAGAAGAAATTTTCATTTCAACGATTAAAGTGCATACGCATCCTAAAACTCAACGGATATGGTATTAAGAAGTTAGACGATTCAATTGGAGGGTTGGTGCATCTCAGGTATCTTAAATTGTCATCTACGCCTATCCGTGTTCTTCCTGAATCGATTGGTAAATTATACCACTTGCAAACTCTGAAGTTGCAAAATTGCTATCATCTTAACAAGTTTCCAGAATCCATGAAAAATTTGATAAGCCTAAGATTTTGTAAATCTGAAGAAAGCATTCCCAACAATATCGTGGGGCAATTGACTTCTCTTCGAACATTAATGCCTAATTCCTTGGGCATGCTTAGAAATGATGGACACGGTATTAAAGAGCTAAGCCGGTTAAAACACCTCAGTGGAAAGCTCTGTATTTCCAATCTAGAAAATATTAGTAGCAAACAGGATGCAGTCATGGCAGATTTATctggaaaaaaaaatttgaacGAGATTGACTTTAATTGGAGTACAAATTATGGAGTTGACCACAGAAACGACAAGGAAGTATTGGGAGGCTTGCAACCCCCTGGAGGTGTGAAAATATTGAGAATTAGAAGATTTTCTGGTGATAATTTTCCAGAATGGGTAATGAAGATGGCAATCAATATCCATGGGAAAGAGACTCCCCTTGACAAGCTGGTGGATATCACATTATCTGGATGTTGGAGATGCCTCTCTCTTCCGATGCTTGAGCACCTACCACATCTGCGGGATCTTAAGTTGGAGAAAATGGACAGCTTGACATGTTTAAGGAGTTCCAATGTTACTGGATCAACGAAGCCTTTGTCTCCATCGTTGCGATCGCTCCGACTATATAATATGAAAAGACTGGAAAAGTGGATAGATGGAGCACCCAACAGCTCAAAAATGATATCCCCTGTCCTCCAGAGCTTCGTCATTCGTCATTGCCCAAAGATTATTCTCTTAGATGAATGCCATCCCcaccctcttgtttccttagagATATTGGGCTGCAATGGTCTGGTCTCCATTAACAGCATACAAGGCCTCACATCTCTTGAATCTTTAGAAATTTCCTACTGCCAGAGTCTTTTAGAAATATCCAATTTGCCCAACCAGTGTCATTCTTTGAAGACTTTGCAAATTACCGATTGCTACAAACTTACTTCCCTACCTCATGAAATGTTTGACTGTTTTGCGTTCTTAAATGATTTGACACTTGGTCCGTTCTCGAAGGAGCTGGATTCTTTCCCGAGTCTCCAAGGCATCCAAAAGTTAAGGAACCACCTTCACTCATTGGAATTGAGAGGTTGGGATCATTGGGACTCAATGCCAGAAGAAATACAACACCTCACTTCACTCACTTCACTGACAGTGTTCACCATAAGTGGATTTGGAATGCGAGAACTGCCCATGTGGTCATCTATCCGACATTTGAGGTTGCAAAGGGCTAAATAA